The DNA segment AGATTCAATCAGTGGTTCTATATATAACCATGTTTATTTCTTTTTTCAGAATATCTTGTTGGGGGGAACAGAAACAAGTGCTTCAACAGTGATCTGGGCAATGACTTTGCTCATGAATAACCCTAATTCGTTGATGAAACTTAAACAAGAAGTGAGGAATGCAGTGGGAAACAAAGGGAAAGTAGATGAAGATGATCTTTATAAGCTTGACTATCTAAAAGCAGCAGTCAAAGAGGCGCTTCGACTATACCCAGTCTTACCATTTTTAATCCCTCGTGAATCTAGAGAGCGATGCGTTTTAGGTGGATACGAGATACCCAAAAATACTTTGGCGTACCTAAACGCATGGGCAGTAGGTCGTGACCCTAAATGCTGGGAACGACCTGAAGAGTTCGAGCCAGAGAGGTTCATGGGTAGTAATGTAGAGTATAAAGGGGTTGATTTTGAGTGGATCCCATTTGGGTCCGGTCGGAGAGGTTGTCCAGGGTTGTTGTTGGGAGCTACGACGGTGGAGTTGGCGCTTTCGAATATTGTTTACTCGTTTGACTGGGAAATGCCGAAAGGGACTAATGTTATTGACACTGTGAAAACTGAGGGGACCGTAATGCATAAGAAGAATGCACTTCAACTTATGGCTCAAGTTCCTGACAATGGCTGTTAAGAATTCATTACACCTCAATAAGACGATGTGAAAAACTTGGAAATAAAGCATTTTTAAAGGGGGATAAGTATTCTTCAATCTGTTATCGTTTGTACTTCATTGTGTTACATAGCAATACAAGTGAAAATCACTAAAAGACATAGCGATTTTCTTTGTGTGATATACATTGGAGGATTagtcgattccaataataaaattcctcgaaaattggagcaactaattaagatggtcaagtcgaggttatattAAAAAGGTCTCCTGAAGAGACAGTAGACATGGTGGTTCAaaaagaacctcaggtacctgaaactaaagagatctcgataagttgtatcatgtctaagatatacATGGAAGCGAAATAAAATCGACGttgttatacttttgtatataatttaGCGCTTGTAATGATGAAATAATGAGGATCAAAATTTAAGATCTGCCTTtgagaaatgattggccaaaatggaaagacgcaaatgaggcagatttaaattctctaatgaaatggaaagttttcaGACCAAGAGTCCATACAATTGAATTTGTAAAGTATGTTGGATATTAATGGGGCTTTtatgcgaatcatgtgaaaatcaaattaaatgagATAAGGCAAATATGGTGCACAAGGATTTTCGCAAAAACCCATGATTGATTATAATGAGACACATTCTCTAGTGGTGAATTTAatgactttccaatattttattagtctggtaatataaagagagaattgatatgcgtcttatgaatgttatgtatcacttgatactaaaagtttacatgaaagtccctcAAGGATTTGAATTATCAAAAATCATGTAAAATGAGTTCTCGGGAACGATATGATCATTGTATACAAATTAATATTTGAATACGTTGAATATAATTGAAACTCCTGATGAATATCCTAAAGCATTTAAGTGCTTATAAGGTTAAGTGGAAACATCTTATggatgtaattcttgtgcaccaataaGCATTCATAGAATACATGTACTTGGTGATTATGGTATCTCAATGTACAGTGTATAAGCATGATACAATATGTATTATACAAATGAAGCAAGTGTTCAAGACAtccttgcatatgatatagaaatcAATAAGGAGGTTTATGTAACAGAACTCCTAAAGAGTGTATGTACTTACATTGTTTTTCAAAGTGGAAAGAAGTAAGTGAATGATTGTAAATGCCTAAAGCATTGATTTCAAAACCTCGTGTATCTTTATAAACTTAAAAAGATAGTATGGATAAAATAGTTGGattgagtgttgtacaactcatTGAGATATTCggataaagagggatataagtttgattaaattagccatgttttTATCAAAAATCACTTTTAAAAGTTCAactataatcgcagtttacaatgatgatgtctaggcatcatcgagagaaatTGTCAAGCTTTTAGAGGGTGAATTTTTGAATGGCCCTGACACAGTCTGGTTATTACTCGACCTACAGTTTGAGTATATTTGTGATCATATTTTTATCTATCGAGGATAAAGCTCAACCTTAAAGTATGCTAAAGGTTGTTCAAACACCTTTTATAAGAAGCTATTATCGTTATCTCCTACCAAAGCAGGGATTTTCATTCCAAAAGTACCATGGCTAAAGTACAATTATGCATTAATATTTATTTCTAGCTACGTGCAATTATATATTATGCATGTAAAATGAGGAGACATTCCAATGCTAAAGCAGATATGTCCATACCCTAAAGGTAAGAATGATATGTgtctatattttactaacccatgaaAACAAGTGTCGTTAGTCTTGTAGATGTAAAGAGTGTAACACAACATAGTCGTGGATCTTATGGTATTTGTTTGCAAGAGGAAACGCTAGAAGTCTCACAAGAAGATTTTACAATATTACTCAATATAAAGGATTGCACTTCAAAGCATCAAATGACAAATCATTCTACAAAAGTTTTGAGCAACTTACGAGGATGATGGACACACTTTACTTAAAGGATACATATTATATTGAGGGGGAGATTTAtttaagttgcactctttttccctcaCTAAATTTTGTCCcatttgggttttcttagtaaggtttttaacgaggcaacaAACCCGATCcagaagtatcagggggagaaAATATGCATTACAGGCTGCACTCTTTTTCCTTTAACtatggttttgtcccactgggttttttcctggcaaggtttttaacgaggcagcatcccCAAGCATATTAGGTTGATAACCAAGagggagtgttataaatatataattatggTTATCAACTCCATATATAGATTATCTTGTTCACCAAGTtttcttctcctatatatatagcATATTGTATCTCATTGTAAATCATCTTTCAGAAATATTATATCTTCTCTCTATTATTCTTCTCTTATTATCGGGTATCCAAGATAGATAATACGATAAGAAATATCCAAAGATAAGTACGATAGCAAATATTCGAATTAACCATATTTAccaaaaaagaaaatcaaaagcTTAACTAGTTGAGAATTTTTTTGGTATTTTCTTCGACGGGAATTGAATTTTCTATTTCATTTCGGTGACGATTTCTTTCATATCGGCTTTCTCAACCTTATTTCCTCGATTTGCGCCATCGTTGTGAGTTTTTCTCAtatttctttctctttctcttgtTATAATCGCTGTGTTTTCTTATTCAACCGTTGTACCTATAATTAATATAACACACTAAAACCAAACAATATCCGATATAATCCATAAAAGTCAATATAACTTATTTATTGACTGATTACATACAATATCACCCAACCCAATATAGGCATAGGATCCAAACTATGGAAAATTTTTGTGAAGTATCAAGAGCTCAAAACACTTGATTCATTTTGTTTAAAGCTTAGAAGGTGGTGTTTAATTTATGGATGTGATAATAACAAAGTCAGAAGAAATACACCTAGCTAGATCTGACcaaatatatttatatacattAAGTATACACCTAGCTAGATCTGACcaaatatatttatatacattAGTAGACTTTGTTTAATTGATTGCAATGGAATAGAATCTTGTACATGTCATTACTTGTGTTACGTGTTTAAAGCTTAGAAGGCTGTGTTTAATTTATGGATGTGATAATGAGAAAGTCAATAGAAACAAATGGCTACATATGACTCTTAATAGACATTGTGTAATTGATTAGTGGAATATAATCTTTTACATGTCATTTTGTAAATCGCAATTTTCGTCACTATGATATTTTAAATATGATAGATGAATATATATACCCTTGCAAGTTTAAGCCATTTTTACCATCAGGGATATCAATCCACATTTGTCAATGGTTTCATTTCTCATTATACCATCAGCTGTCCTTCTCTTCTTGCTCTTTCTCCTTCCCTTTAGAAGGGTATTGTCAAAAACCCGCCCTCTACCGCCCGGACCACCTGGATTGCCCATATTCGGAAACCTACACCAACTCGACCTATCTGACCTCTCGAGCTACCTATATCGTCTTTCAAAAACTTATGGCGCGTTAATGTCCCTTCGCCTCGGTAATGTCCAAACCCTCGTTGTttcttctgccgaaatggcaaAAGAGATCTTGAAAACCAATGATTTGGTCTTCTGCACTAGGCCGATTCTAACAGGCTTCCGGAAGTTATCATATGATAACAAAGACATCGCTTTGTCACTGTATAATGAGTACTGGAGACAGATGAGAAAGATCTGCACCCTTCATCTCTTTTCAATGAAACAAGTGAACTCGTTTCGTTCTGTTCGCGAAGAAGAGGTGTTTGACATGATCTATAAGATCAAGACTCAAAGTTCTACGAAACAAGTAGTGGATTTAAGTGAAGCTGTTATGGTTCTCACTAGTAATATTATTTCTAGGGTGGCTTTTGGGAAGAGACCATCTGAATACAAGAATAGAAAAGAAGGTACAAGATTTTCTGAACTTATGTTAGAGTGTCAAGAGGTGTTTGGTCATTTCTATTATAGGGATCATTTTCCTTTAATGGGATGGCTTGATAAACTCAATGGAAGCATTGCTAGACTCGAAAAGATCTTCAAAGACATGGATGAGTTCTATCAAGAAGTGATTGATGAGCATTTGAATCAAAGCCAACCAAACAAAAGGCAAGATGATATGGTTGATATCTTGATTAAACTCAAGCAAGATTATGCCAATGATCTCACTTTTGATCATGTAAAAGGGGTAATCATGGTAAGCATTTCACTTTCATCctgaacttttttttttatttctatgtGGTCGAGGAGATGGATAAGCATATTAAAGATTTTTGAAACATGGTTGGTTTGTAGGGGTGCAAACttagccgagcggctcgcgagctactcgagatcggctcgagaaaaagtttgaaacgagtcgagcccgagtcGAGCTTGAGCATAAAATAAAGCttgtttgtttatcgagcccgagctggAGCCTCGAATGTGAAGCTCGTTAGTCTCGTCGAGCCTTATGGAGCCTTAGTATAAACGAGCCAAGTCAAGCCGAgtttatttaaacttgtttacaatcCAACCttgaacctaaaaataagcttatttagtaacgagcccgagcttcacttatcgagctcgcaagcctaaaaagtctattatttatattatttttatttaatatatcaattaatagataataaacgagccgagctcgagaaAATACCAaagagccgagctcgagcccgagctctcataagttaatcgagcttgAGCTCGAGCCTAATCGAACTTGGACTCGGActcagctcgtttgcacccctggTTTATAGGGTAGCGAACTATGAAAAAGTTCCAATTTTGATTCCAattcatttatttttttatttttatttaaaatatatttttatataataatttgtgctagttaattattttttttctaaaaaatttgAATACACACATTCtcatataaattttattgaataCCGAGTTATAATCAAAAAGTTTATATCGAATTGTGGAAACAATTTAAACAAAGCTGTGTATGTAGGTATTTAATAAAATAACAAGCATAAGTTATTTAAAAAGTCAAATTATATTTTGAATGAAATATTTAATGAATTGGAGTCTCCTACTTGAGTAAGCTAACTGCTTAAAAAccgattattaaaaaaaaatcaattaattcACTTAAGTTTCCAAAGTGTTACAATCAGGTCATTCAAtattcattttttataaaaattaagggttttttcatACATTTTTAGAAGTAACCATTatgatgtggatttttgtttgttttttcccttttatttgatgctaacttcGAGTGATGAgtggattgtaacttgtttttttaatttttaatgtaattaaagtgtttttattttgaataaatataatttcatatattaaaataatccgacTCCAACATCTTATgcttcatttttttcttgacacatagAAAAAAAGGACATGAcccgatttgaatgttaagttatctaattgagataaaaacgatacgAATGACCTAATTAGAAAACTTTTAAAAATTGTTTACTATTCTGTGacatttttccaaaaaaataaTGTGGAAAAGCTTATCAATCTCTTAGACCACTTAGAAATAAAAGAACCACCTTTCATCCCTCATTTCAGATTAGGGATGAACATTTGGTACCGGGTACTGGTATTGAACCGGTACCGAACTGTACCAGGTATAtccggtaccgataccggtattcactttctttgtttttcggtaccagtaccggtaTTTATGGGTAAAACatcggtaccgtaccggtactgATACCAGTACTGAATCGGTGTATTTGGTACCAGTACCGGTACCAACTTTTCATGTTTTTTGGTACCGAACGGTATCGTGCTCATCCCTAACAATCAGTGGTTCTATATATAACCATGTTTATTTCTTTTTGCAGAATATCTTGTTGGGGGGAACAGAAACAAGTGCTTCAACAGTGATCTGGGCAATGGCTTTGCTCATCAATAACCCTAATTCGTTGATGAAACTTAAACAAGAAGTTAGGAATGCAGTGGGAAACAAAGGGAAAGTAGATGAAGATGATCTTTATAAACTTGACTATCTAAAAGCAGTAGTCAAAGAGGCGCTTCGACTATACCCAGTCTTACCATTGTTACTCCCTCGTGAATCTAGAGAGCGATGCGTTTTAGGTGGATATGAGATACCCAAAAATACTTTGGTGTACCTAAACGCATGGGCAGTAGGTCGTGACCCTAAATGCTGGGAACGACCTGAAGAGTTCGAGCCAGAGAGGTTCCTGGGTAGTAATGTTGAGTATAAAGGGGTTGATTTTGAGTGGATCCCATTTGGGTCCGGTCGGAGAGGTTGTCCAGGGTTGTTGTTGGGAGCTACGACGGTGGAGTTGGCGCTTTCAAATATTGTTTACTCGTTTGACTGGGAAATGCCGAAAGGGACTAATGTTATTGACACCGTGAAAACTGAGGGGACCGTAATGCATAAGAAGAATGCACTTCAACTTGTGGCTCTAGTTCCTGACAATGGCTGCTAAGAGGTCACTACACCTCAATAAGGCGAAGTGAAAAACTTGGAAATAAAGCATTTTTAAAGGGGGATAAATATTCTTCAATCTGTTATCGTTTGTACTACATTGTGTTACATAGCAATAAAACTAGGGAAAATCACTAAAATACATAGTGGTTTTCTTTGTGTGATATACATTGGAGGATTAGTTACGCTTATAGCTAGCATTACGTTTCACAGTGTGGCCGTGCATCAACGCTGGGTTGGTATAGGCCTcggtggcggatctagaaaaaacCTAAAGGGGCAACGTTTCTATAAAAAAGAGGCAGCAAAATcggaaaaacgtcaaatttttccaaaatttacactaccgccggagtGTCAAGGGGCAACGGGCCGTTGCCCCTTGTTCTatgctaggtccgcccctgatagGCCTTTAA comes from the Helianthus annuus cultivar XRQ/B chromosome 4, HanXRQr2.0-SUNRISE, whole genome shotgun sequence genome and includes:
- the LOC110936338 gene encoding cytochrome P450 71A1, with the protein product MVSFLIIPSAVLLFLLFLLPFRRVLSKTRPLPPGPPGLPIFGNLHQLDLSDLSSYLYRLSKTYGALMSLRLGNVQTLVVSSAEMAKEILKTNDLVFCTRPILTGFRKLSYDNKDIALSLYNEYWRQMRKICTLHLFSMKQVNSFRSVREEEVFDMIYKIKTQSSTKQVVDLSEAVMVLTSNIISRVAFGKRPSEYKNRKEGTRFSELMLECQEVFGHFYYRDHFPLMGWLDKLNGSIARLEKIFKDMDEFYQEVIDEHLNQSQPNKRQDDMVDILIKLKQDYANDLTFDHVKGVIMNILLGGTETSASTVIWAMALLINNPNSLMKLKQEVRNAVGNKGKVDEDDLYKLDYLKAVVKEALRLYPVLPLLLPRESRERCVLGGYEIPKNTLVYLNAWAVGRDPKCWERPEEFEPERFLGSNVEYKGVDFEWIPFGSGRRGCPGLLLGATTVELALSNIVYSFDWEMPKGTNVIDTVKTEGTVMHKKNALQLVALVPDNGC